A segment of the Cohnella algarum genome:
GTTCGGGGAAAAAATAAGGAAGATATTTTGGCCGCCATGCAAAAGCGGATCGACCATTCTCCGGAAGCGGAGCGCGAGCAGGCGCTGCGGGAAATTGAAAGGATTACCGGTTTTCGGCTCGCCGATCTGATCGAAGGCGACGGGGAGGCGACGGCATGAGCGGGCGGCTGACGACGCATGTGCTGGACGTTTCGATCGGCCGGCCCGCCGCGGGAATGCGGGTGCAGCTGTGGCGGCTGCCGGAGGAGGGCGCTCGGACGCTGCTGAAGGAAGCGTTCACGAACGACGACGGCAGATTGGACGAGCCGCTGCTCGCGGCGGGCGAAATGGCCGAAGGAACGTACGAGCTGATGTTCGATGCGGGAACGTATTTTCGGGGAACGGCGGGCGCCGTTTTCCTCGAATGGATTCCGGTGCGCTTCGCGATCGCGGAGCCGGAATCGCATTATCACGTTCCGCTTCTCGCCGCTCCCGGCGGCTACAGCACGTACCGCGGAAGCTGAATGAGAGACATTTGCGAGGAAGAGGCGAAGCGCACGACGGCAACGGCGTCGGGACGGGAGAAATCCGCGGGTCCCGGCGCCGTTCTTCGCCATGCCGGTTTGCGCTCGCTCGCGGCGCGCGGGGACCGCCGGCGGGTCCCGGGCGAACGGGACGTGTCGAGGTTGTATCGTAGCTGAGCGAGCGCCCTTATTTCCTCGTGTTTCCCCGTAATCGCGCCGAATTATCGTCCATAGCGTAATTCGTTTCCGTTTATAGGCATCCAATCCCGAATTTAGACGAATAAGATCTCCGGCAGCCGTAAGCGCCCTCTTGATCAAGCTTGTGCTCCGTCCCATCCGTCGAATCCGGACCTATGGCCGGTCGGAGGAGGGGGAATGCCCAAGCGGAGGGAGCTTATGTTGGATTTTGTCCAACCAAGGGAGCAGAAATTGGGGAAACCGCTGTCTAGAGTGGATTTTATCCAATGAGGAACTTGGAATTTTGGTTGAAAAAGCGGAAAAGGCTCCGCCAGATTGGACAAAATCCAACGAAGACGACGTGTTTTGCGAAAAAGCCGGTTTTGATTGGATGAAATCCAACCAAGCTTTGCCGAATTCAGTACCATCCCGTGCAACTTCGCAAAACCTGCGCAACCTGCGCAACCCACGCAAACTGCGCATCCCGCGCAACCCGAAAAACCCGCAAAAACCCGCAAAAAACCGCAAAAAACCGCAAAAACCCGCAAAAATCCGCAAAAACCCGCAAAAAACCGCAAAAACCCGCAAAAACCTGCAAAAACCCGCGTCCCCCTCGTTCATCCCGCCAGGAAGTTTGCCAAGTGCCTGCATGCTGCCGCCTCTTGCGCTATCCCGCTAACCTCTCTTTAACGGTAAGAGGAAGTCCGTCTATTCAAAGGACGCCGCCGGGGATTTTTCTTAGAGGTGTTAAGGTGATAGTGTAAAATCTCTGTGGGTGTAGGAATTGGAAAAAGCGGATATAGAAAAAGAGCTTCTCCCTTGGTAAAGTGATGTTTGCGCACAACACACCAAGAAGGAGGAAGCTCCTGTGAGCCACTTTACCACAACAATGCCGACGATGAAAGAGATTGAGCAATGGATTTTCCGGAAAATGCAGGAGGAATTCGCTCGTGCGATGAAGCAGGTACTGGAGGCGCTGGATCAGCAGATCCTGGAGCAACGGGACCGAGAGCGTTATCGAGTAAAGGACGAGCGTGAAACAAGCGTCAACACAGTGTTCGGGAATGTGCGCTTTAAGCGGAGATTGTACTGTGACCGTAGAAGCGGCAAACACGTGTATCTGCTGGATCAGCTGTTGCAATTCGAAGGGCGCGGGAAAGTCAGTCCGCATTTGGAAGAGACAGCAATCGCATTCGCAAGCCAAGGACCGTCGTACCGGGACAGCGCAAAGAGGCTGGAGCAGCTTTTGGGCTACAATGTGCTGAGCCACCAAGCGATCAGGGAAAAACTGATGGAGCGTGCGCAACAGCCGATGCCAGCGGTGAAACGGCGCGCTGCCCGCGTGCTGTTCGTGGAAGTGGATGGGCTGTACACGAAGCTGCAGCGGAGCAAAAAGCGCGGGATGGAGAACGCAATTGCAGTCGTACACGAAGGCTGGGAGAAGAACGGCAAGCGGGTACAGCTGAAGAACAAACAGCATTACCTGCATACGAGCGGCGGCGACTTCTGGGAAGGGTTCGGGGACTTTCTGGTGGAGCGTTACGAAATCGACGAGAACACGTGGCTTGTGGTGAACGGAGACGGCGCGGCGTGGATCGGGGAATGTACATCCTACTTTCACCAATGTCTGTACATGCTGGACCGCTTTCATGTGGCGCGTGATTTGAAACGCTTTGTTGGTCATTTGCCGCAGGTGTGGGAGACCGTGAGACGGTCTTTGGCCAAACAGGATGCAGCCGCGCTTATGGCGGTCCTGGAAGGCGTGTCGGAGCAAGAGATAGCGGAAGAGAACCGGAAGGATTGGAAGCCGTATAAAAGATTTCTAAAGCGGCATGAGAAGCATTTGGACGACTACCGAAAAACACTCCAGGCGAAGGGGATCGACACAAGCGGTATGCGCCCGATGGGAAGCGCGGAATCGCAGATGCGTATATTCGCCAAGCGGACGAAGCGTGGCGGGTACAGTTGGAGTGAGCGAGGCGTCAGGGCGATGCTGAGGACGATGATGAGGATTCAAGAAGCGGGCACGGTGGTAAGAACGGTTGAAGGACAAGCGAGTAAGCAGGCAACGCCGCAGCAGTCGATAAACATGCGGCAATTGCTCAAGAACGTGACGCAACCGGTCAAGGGTTGTATCGCTGGAATGATTCGCATGCTGCAAGGACCGAAGCAAAGCAGCACAACGGGTATGGCACTCAAAGCACTTCGCGGATAACGGCAAAAAATTCTGACAAATCACTTGTGTTTGATGAAAGAACGAAGCAAAGCGCTTACAAGGAAGAGGTTCCTTCGGGGTTCGCGTTCCAGGCATCTTAAATGACTGCCCACGCTAGCTTGACACTGACTGTTAAGGTTAATCGCTTGACATCGCCGGGCGAATTGCGTAACATAAGATGAGTTGAAACGCTGTAAAGTGCTTTTCCTTGACAATGGCGAGGGGTGAACCTTTGTGCATGGGGAGAACGCGCTGGAGAAGACGAACCGCATCAACGTTTTGTTCGATTTTTACGGTTCGTTGCTGACGGAGAAGCAGCAGACTTTTCTCAAGTGTTATTATCAGGACGACTATTCCCTCGGCGAAATCGCCGAAGAGTTCGATATTAGCCGGCAAGCGGTGTACGAGCACCTGAAGCGGGCGGAGCAAGCGCTGGAAGACTATGAAGCCAAGCTTTCGCTGACGCTCCGGCACGAACGGCTGCGGCAAGGGTTGAACAAGCTGGAGCGGCAGGTGAGCGAGCTTCCCTCGCCGTGGCGGCAATCGCTCGAAACGACCGTTTCGCTGCTGCGGATCGCGGACAGCGGGCAGCCTCAGGGTGACGCGTAAGGTTCGGACAGGTACGATTACGATTCGGAAGGAGGGGATCCGGCATGGCGTTCGAAGGATTGACGACGCGCCTGCAGAATGTGTTCGGCAAACTGCGGGGCAAGGGCAAGCTGTCGGAAGACGACGTAAACGAAGCGATGCGCGAGGTCAGGCTGGCGCTGCTCGAGGCGGACGTCAACTTTAAAGTCGTCAAGGATTTCATCGC
Coding sequences within it:
- the uraH gene encoding hydroxyisourate hydrolase translates to MSGRLTTHVLDVSIGRPAAGMRVQLWRLPEEGARTLLKEAFTNDDGRLDEPLLAAGEMAEGTYELMFDAGTYFRGTAGAVFLEWIPVRFAIAEPESHYHVPLLAAPGGYSTYRGS
- a CDS encoding ISLre2-like element ISTco1 family transposase, whose translation is MSHFTTTMPTMKEIEQWIFRKMQEEFARAMKQVLEALDQQILEQRDRERYRVKDERETSVNTVFGNVRFKRRLYCDRRSGKHVYLLDQLLQFEGRGKVSPHLEETAIAFASQGPSYRDSAKRLEQLLGYNVLSHQAIREKLMERAQQPMPAVKRRAARVLFVEVDGLYTKLQRSKKRGMENAIAVVHEGWEKNGKRVQLKNKQHYLHTSGGDFWEGFGDFLVERYEIDENTWLVVNGDGAAWIGECTSYFHQCLYMLDRFHVARDLKRFVGHLPQVWETVRRSLAKQDAAALMAVLEGVSEQEIAEENRKDWKPYKRFLKRHEKHLDDYRKTLQAKGIDTSGMRPMGSAESQMRIFAKRTKRGGYSWSERGVRAMLRTMMRIQEAGTVVRTVEGQASKQATPQQSINMRQLLKNVTQPVKGCIAGMIRMLQGPKQSSTTGMALKALRG
- the ylxM gene encoding YlxM family DNA-binding protein gives rise to the protein MHGENALEKTNRINVLFDFYGSLLTEKQQTFLKCYYQDDYSLGEIAEEFDISRQAVYEHLKRAEQALEDYEAKLSLTLRHERLRQGLNKLERQVSELPSPWRQSLETTVSLLRIADSGQPQGDA